One window of Phoenix dactylifera cultivar Barhee BC4 chromosome 5, palm_55x_up_171113_PBpolish2nd_filt_p, whole genome shotgun sequence genomic DNA carries:
- the LOC103703967 gene encoding uncharacterized protein LOC103703967 encodes MAAFVVFSSLLMFSLAHAQLHSIVPQPRAPHGLVFENPMSFSPSAFEFFHPKSSPPAEAPVPLVSSFPGATSSKARAEQVAASVRSAPPSHGGVGAGGVAAVVVGLVFVVLVAMGASYVVAKRRANISRAHALVQPDAV; translated from the coding sequence ATGGCCGCCTTCGTCGTCTTCTCTTCTCTGCTAATGTTTTCCTTGGCGCACGCCCAGCTGCATTCTATAGTGCCACAGCCTCGCGCCCCACACGGTCTGGTCTTCGAGAACCCCATGTCGTTCTCCCCCTCGGCCTTCGAGTTCTTCCACCCGAAGAGCTCGCCACCGGCGGAAGCGCCAGTGCCGCTGGTGTCGTCGTTCCCGGGCGCGACGTCTTCGAAGGCGAGGGCGGAGCAGGTGGCGGCGAGCGTGCGGTCGGCCCCGCCGAGCCACGGGGGCGTTGGGGCCGGCGGGGTGGCGGCGGTTGTGGTCGGGCTTGTGTTCGTGGTGCTCGTGGCCATGGGAGCCTCCTATGTCGTGGCCAAGCGTCGGGCCAACATCAGCCGGGCTCATGCCTTGGTCCAGCCGGACGCAGTCTAA
- the LOC103703969 gene encoding uncharacterized protein LOC103703969 isoform X2 yields MHLWPTLKIRDSFKQAYLCKLEWNLERIKRSKQPTSSASDQPLLLAASKSQSQEEGPGHSASKLLTDLLAFAGDLLVILTCCLCCRAACDDREEN; encoded by the coding sequence ATGCATCTGTGGCCAACCCTAAAGATACGGGACTCGTTCAAGCAGGCATACCTCTGCAAGCTGGAATGGAATCTGGAGCGCATCAAGCGGAGCAAACAACccacctcctccgcctccgACCAACCCCTCCTCCTCGCCGCTTCCAAATCCCAATCCCAAGAGGAGGGGCCCGGTCACTCCGCTTCCAAGCTTCTTACTGATCTCCTCGCCTTCGCAGGCGACCTCCTCGTCATCCTCACCTGCTGCTTGTGCTGCCGTGCAG
- the LOC103703969 gene encoding uncharacterized protein LOC103703969 isoform X1: MHLWPTLKIRDSFKQAYLCKLEWNLERIKRSKQPTSSASDQPLLLAASKSQSQEEGPGHSASKLLTDLLAFAGDLLVILTCCLCCRAELLLHGAVS, encoded by the coding sequence ATGCATCTGTGGCCAACCCTAAAGATACGGGACTCGTTCAAGCAGGCATACCTCTGCAAGCTGGAATGGAATCTGGAGCGCATCAAGCGGAGCAAACAACccacctcctccgcctccgACCAACCCCTCCTCCTCGCCGCTTCCAAATCCCAATCCCAAGAGGAGGGGCCCGGTCACTCCGCTTCCAAGCTTCTTACTGATCTCCTCGCCTTCGCAGGCGACCTCCTCGTCATCCTCACCTGCTGCTTGTGCTGCCGTGCAG